A genomic window from Silene latifolia isolate original U9 population chromosome 11, ASM4854445v1, whole genome shotgun sequence includes:
- the LOC141612427 gene encoding uncharacterized protein LOC141612427, translating into MGTQNMGTQNMLEFALVEILRVVNPLREDLESRMKIIDDLREVVSSIESLKGATVDPFGSFLSQLFSRWGDLDISIELANGSHILVPAKKHKHMLLGDVIKALRKTGSFRRLQFVSHARVPILKLESKVRNISCDISINNLSGHMKSKFILWISLIDRRFREMVLLVKEWAKANGINNPKSGTFNSYSLSLLVIFHFQTCAPAILPPLEDIYPGNMADELIGIRAEVERRMEETAVSNIERFRRRRRANHSSLSELFVSFFGKFLDISTRTTEQGVCTYSGRWENISTNTRWLPRTYTIFIEDPFEQPENTARAVAQSRLKRIAEAFQTTYQLLISPNLTRNSLIPSLVHHQLSGFFPGAAFVFPSADVSPYPQSHQSAPRRNHSSSQHQKTWKNPKGQNGKQLPPGQQVHVANQQLPREKHGSQHQNVDQPKTGSKGENGKQLSPGRQMPVANQYLPRENCGSQRQNMEHPKPDPKGQNGKQSSPGRQEHVANQQLSREDCGSQPQNVDRPKSDSKGQNSKQLSRRRQEHVTNQQLSREKRGSQHQNEDRPKAGSKGSNGKQPSPRRQVHAANQWLPKEDCERQRQNVDRLKTDLIGQNGKQLSPGQVHAAKRRLSREKHGSQHQNGDRPKAGSQGQNGKHLSKGQQVHLANQQPREKCGSQHQNVDQPKTDSKGQNSKQLSPRRQVHLANQQLTKEKCGNQCQNVDQPKTGQAHVPPVPAQVVGPRWPHTLQPNCSK; encoded by the exons ATGGGTACTCAAAATATGGGTACTCAAAATATGTTGGAGTTTGCCCTTGTTGAAATCCTTCGTGTTGTCAACCCCTTGAGGGAGGATTTGGAATCAAGAATGAAGATTATTGATGATTTGCGAGAGGTTGTCAGTTCGATTGAAAGTTTAAAAG GTGCAACCGTGGATCCATTTGGGTCTTTCTTGTCTCAGCTCTTTTCACGTTGGGGAGATCTGGATATATCAATTGAGTTGGCCAATGGCTCACATATTTTAGTCCCTGCTAAAAAGCACAAGCATATGTTGCTAGGGGACGTTATTAAAGCATTGAGAAAAACAG GTAGCTTTAGGAGGTTGCAGTTTGTGTCCCATGCAAGAGTACCGATTTTGAAGCTTGAGAGCAAAGTTCGGAACATTTCATGTGACATCTCAATTAATAACCTGTCTGGGCATATGAAGTCTAAATTTATTCTGTGGATCAGTCTCATAGATCGCCGATTTCGTGAGATGGTTTTGCTG GTAAAGGAGTGGGCAAAAGCAAATGGTATCAACAATCCAAAGAGTGGAACGTTCAACTCGTATTCATTGTCTTTACTTGTCATCTTCCATTTTCAG ACGTGTGCTCCAGCGATTTTGCCTCCACTTGAAGACATATATCCTGGGAACATGGCTGATGAACTTATAG GAATAAGGGCTGAAGTGGAGAGACGCATGGAGGAAACAGCTGTGAGCAATATAGAAAGATTCAGGAGAAGGAGAAGAGCTAATCACAGTAGTTTATCTGAGCTCTTCGTTTCTTTCTTTGGCAAG TTTCTTGATATTAGTACAAGGACAACTGAACAAGGCGTTTGCACGTATAGTGGACGATGGGAAAACATCAGCACCAATACAAGATGGCTCCCGAGAACAtataccatattt ATTGAAGATCCTTTTGAACAACCCGAAAATACTGCAAGAGCTGTTGCGCAATCTCGGCTAAAAAGAATAGCTGAAGCATTTCAGACCACATACCAGTTGCTCATCAGTCCAAACCTAACTCGTAATTCTCTCATTCCCTCACTAGTACATCACCAACTATCCGGATTTTTCCCAGGTGCGGCATTTGTGTTTCCAAGTGCCGATGTAAGCCCATATCCACAGTCCCATCAAAGTGCACCACGTCGCAACcattcatcttcccaacatcagaAAACATGGAAAAACCCGAAAGGTCAAAATGGTAAACAGTTACCGCCAGGACAACAGGTGCACGTAGCCAACCAACAGTTGCCGAGGGAAAAACATGGAAGCCAGCATCAGAATGTGGACCAACCAAAAACGGGCTCGAAGGGGGAAAATGGTAAGCAACTATCTCCAGGACGACAAATGCCCGTAGCCAACCAATATTTGCCGAGGGAGAATTGTGGAAGCCAGCGCCAGAACATGGAACACCCAAAACCCGATCCGAAGGGGCAAAATGGTAAACAATCATCCCCGGGACGACAAGAGCACGTAGCCAACCAACAGTTGTCGAGGGAGGATTGTGGAAGCCAGCCTCAGAATGTGGACCGACCAAAATCCGACTCAAAGGGGCAAAATAGTAAACAATTATCTCGAAGACGTCAAGAACACGTAACCAACCAACAGTTGTCGAGGGAGAAACGTGGAAGTCAGCATCAGAATGAGGACAGGCCAAAAGCAGGCTCGAAGGGGTCAAATGGTAAACAACCATCTCCACGACGACAAGTTCACGCAGCCAATCAATGGTTGCCGAAGGAGGATTGCGAAAGGCAGCGTCAGAATGTGGACCGACTAAAAACCGACCTGATAGGACAAAATGGTAAACAACTATCTCCAGGACAAGTGCACGCAGCCAAACGTCGGTTGTCGAGGGAGAAACATGGAAGCCAACACCAGAATGGCGACCGACCAAAAGCAGGCTCCCAGGGGCAAAATGGTAAACACTTATCTAAAGGACAACAAGTGCACTTAGCCAACCAACAGCCGAGGGAGAAATGTGGAAGCCAACATCAAAATGTGGACCAACCAAAAACGGACTCAAAGGGGCAAAATAGTAAACAATTATCTCCAAGACGACAAGTGCATTTAGCCAACCAACAGTTGACGAAGGAGAAATGTGGAAACCAGTGTCAGAATGTGGATCAACCAAAAACGGGGCAAGCACATGTTCCACCAGTTCCTGCCCAGGTGGTTGGGCCGCGATGGCCACACACTTTACAGCCAAACTGCAGCAAATAA